A part of Thermotoga petrophila RKU-1 genomic DNA contains:
- a CDS encoding PfkB family carbohydrate kinase yields MKIAVVGGTFWDIFIFGENPHSSIIKESPGGSGLNVAYGLFLLGHTVDFYSNIGDDWRGKQTTEILKKASFDTSHMFTIQGGKTGIFIAHNGKPLAVDPGVNRKEMKLPSLSEYDLVFATGEISEKTIRKICENTKNVILDVGPGARFATTDLNALVIGNECECSFRRCDVVKMGSKGARWGEVYVPGNGISYPHSIGLGDLFDIVFVHHLLLGKSKKEILEEAVKCSQILGQKENVTPFERISFLESFSAKDDTLECPDESKDASHHGG; encoded by the coding sequence TTGAAGATAGCCGTTGTGGGTGGTACTTTCTGGGATATCTTCATCTTCGGTGAGAATCCACACTCTTCGATCATAAAGGAATCACCGGGAGGATCCGGCCTCAACGTAGCCTATGGCCTGTTTCTTTTGGGTCACACCGTTGACTTCTACTCGAACATCGGGGATGACTGGAGAGGAAAACAAACAACAGAAATCCTGAAAAAGGCAAGTTTTGACACTTCACACATGTTCACCATTCAAGGTGGAAAAACTGGAATCTTCATTGCCCATAATGGAAAGCCCCTCGCTGTTGACCCGGGTGTGAACAGAAAAGAGATGAAACTGCCTTCTTTGAGCGAATACGACCTTGTTTTCGCGACTGGAGAGATTTCAGAAAAAACGATAAGAAAGATCTGTGAAAACACCAAAAACGTGATTCTGGACGTGGGACCAGGTGCAAGATTCGCCACCACCGATTTGAACGCGCTCGTGATAGGAAACGAGTGCGAGTGTTCTTTCAGAAGGTGCGACGTTGTGAAGATGGGTTCGAAAGGGGCAAGATGGGGAGAAGTGTACGTTCCAGGAAACGGCATTTCATATCCTCACTCGATCGGACTGGGAGATCTGTTCGACATCGTCTTCGTGCACCATCTTCTCCTTGGAAAGTCTAAGAAAGAAATTCTCGAAGAAGCCGTGAAGTGCTCTCAGATTCTCGGTCAAAAAGAAAATGTGACCCCCTTTGAGAGGATCTCATTCCTCGAGTCGTTCAGCGCGAAAGACGATACGCTTGAATGCCCAGATGAATCCAAAGACGCTTCCCACCACGGTGGCTAA
- a CDS encoding RNA-guided endonuclease InsQ/TnpB family protein, which translates to MTVTLTCRFKLELSKDQKQQFLDIATAYTNAVNYVLEQNFKDKSTNVKKLHRLYYSTIREKFSLPAQIAINVNRDVSAMYKTLWAQFKELKRRKPDSKAVKKFWDKPPKRKSLIVKYTYNRTASFKKVNGEWHASLSTLQGRIKWIPMKGWSKHFEYLESGKIGDPILTYDKSSKTFFLLVPVTLEVQEQPPKEIVGVDVGERHIVAVASTRGTRYLIDLPEEFKQRKQHYQRLRSELMSKGTRSAKRKLARISRREKRFTENVLHIIAKKLITNHPGAKFVLEDLTYIKANRITYRGKDKEARRQSEQWPFASLQQKIEYKSKLYYGVQSEKVDPAYTSQTCPVCGHVSKENRPDHGERFICQNCGYEEHADIVGAINIALKVLAKDQQVNLENLLRADVSRPNAPSS; encoded by the coding sequence ATGACTGTAACTCTGACCTGTAGATTCAAACTTGAACTTAGCAAAGACCAAAAACAGCAGTTCCTGGATATTGCGACGGCTTACACAAACGCCGTCAACTATGTGCTCGAACAAAACTTCAAGGATAAATCGACGAACGTTAAAAAGCTCCATAGACTTTACTACAGCACAATTCGTGAAAAGTTCAGCCTTCCAGCTCAAATAGCCATCAATGTGAACAGAGACGTTTCTGCAATGTACAAAACTCTCTGGGCTCAGTTCAAAGAACTCAAGCGTCGAAAACCCGATTCGAAAGCAGTCAAGAAATTCTGGGATAAACCACCGAAGCGAAAGAGCCTGATCGTCAAATACACATACAACCGAACTGCAAGCTTCAAAAAAGTCAACGGAGAGTGGCATGCTTCTTTGTCCACGCTTCAAGGACGAATCAAATGGATCCCGATGAAAGGCTGGTCCAAACACTTTGAGTACCTCGAGTCTGGCAAGATCGGCGATCCGATACTGACTTACGACAAATCATCCAAAACCTTTTTCTTGCTTGTTCCCGTAACACTTGAAGTTCAGGAGCAGCCACCGAAAGAAATCGTCGGTGTTGACGTTGGAGAAAGACACATTGTTGCTGTTGCTTCTACCAGAGGCACCAGGTATTTGATAGACCTTCCTGAAGAGTTCAAACAAAGAAAACAACACTATCAGCGTCTGCGCTCTGAGCTCATGTCAAAAGGCACTCGCTCTGCTAAGAGAAAACTTGCCAGGATCAGCAGGCGAGAGAAACGGTTCACTGAGAACGTACTGCACATCATTGCAAAAAAGCTCATCACAAACCATCCTGGTGCCAAGTTCGTTCTCGAAGACCTTACTTACATCAAAGCCAACAGAATCACCTACCGTGGTAAAGACAAGGAAGCAAGAAGACAGTCAGAGCAATGGCCATTTGCAAGTCTTCAGCAGAAGATAGAGTACAAATCAAAGCTCTACTATGGAGTTCAGTCCGAGAAGGTCGATCCAGCATATACATCTCAGACATGTCCTGTGTGTGGTCACGTCTCTAAAGAAAACAGACCAGACCATGGAGAGCGTTTTATATGTCAAAACTGCGGCTACGAAGAACACGCAGACATAGTTGGTGCAATCAACATAGCTCTAAAAGTTCTTGCCAAAGACCAGCAGGTCAATCTTGAAAATCTCTTAAGGGCCGATGTCAGCCGGCCTAATGCTCCCTCCTCGTGA
- a CDS encoding ABC transporter ATP-binding protein: MIVARGLTRKFGDFTAVDHIDLSVRPGEIYGFLGPNGAGKTTTIKMLTGVLKPTEGEVEILGMKMSTHEIEIKKSIGVIPDEPKIYSHLTGKEFLDFIIEIYDLKEEEIDKRIAELCEAFKVDYLGKRVGEMSHGMKQKLMLVSVFMRRPRVIFLDEPTVGLDAKSARILKLLLRKYADEGAAIFLTTHILEIAEKMCDRIGIINKGRLIAEGTMEELRKLAGQKEASLEDLFLQLTAEGEEIEEIMKEL; the protein is encoded by the coding sequence TTGATAGTTGCAAGGGGGCTAACCAGGAAGTTCGGGGATTTCACCGCGGTCGATCACATCGATCTTTCGGTGAGGCCGGGGGAGATATACGGCTTTTTGGGACCGAACGGTGCGGGGAAAACCACCACAATAAAGATGCTCACCGGAGTTTTGAAACCAACGGAAGGAGAAGTGGAAATCCTCGGCATGAAAATGAGCACCCACGAGATCGAGATAAAGAAGAGTATCGGTGTGATACCGGACGAGCCAAAGATCTATTCGCATCTGACGGGGAAGGAGTTTCTGGATTTCATCATCGAGATCTACGATCTGAAAGAAGAAGAGATCGATAAGAGGATAGCGGAGCTCTGCGAAGCCTTCAAAGTGGATTACCTCGGAAAAAGAGTAGGTGAGATGTCCCACGGTATGAAACAGAAGCTCATGCTGGTCAGCGTTTTCATGAGGAGGCCGAGAGTGATATTTCTCGATGAACCGACGGTAGGGCTCGATGCGAAGAGTGCAAGGATATTGAAACTCCTTTTGAGAAAGTACGCTGACGAGGGAGCCGCAATATTTCTCACCACCCACATATTGGAGATCGCAGAAAAGATGTGCGATAGGATAGGCATTATAAACAAAGGCAGACTGATAGCGGAAGGTACCATGGAAGAGCTCAGAAAGCTCGCCGGTCAGAAAGAAGCCAGTCTGGAGGATCTGTTCCTCCAGCTCACCGCGGAGGGAGAAGAGATAGAAGAGATCATGAAGGAGCTGTGA
- a CDS encoding queuosine precursor transporter — translation MEKSNEKLILLTGIFVSALTISNVIAGKLVNIGPFLVPVAVLCYPITFAVTDIVSEVYGKRTAQKMVWTGFFTSLILVIYSQIAVFYPPASIFANNEAFVKVFGSTPRIVLASILAYIISQTHDVWAFHFWKKVTRGSHLWLRNNLSTMVSQFIDTLTFITVAFAGTIPGNVLVQMIFSQYVVKLIMALIDTPFVYLGVKLISGQWTVKEGS, via the coding sequence GTGGAGAAGTCGAATGAAAAGCTCATTCTCCTGACGGGAATATTCGTCTCTGCTTTGACCATATCCAACGTGATCGCAGGAAAACTGGTGAACATAGGGCCTTTCCTTGTCCCGGTGGCGGTTTTGTGTTACCCTATCACGTTCGCCGTAACGGATATCGTATCGGAAGTCTATGGGAAAAGAACAGCCCAGAAGATGGTCTGGACGGGATTCTTCACGTCTCTGATCTTGGTGATCTACTCCCAGATTGCGGTTTTCTATCCTCCCGCTTCCATCTTTGCGAACAATGAGGCCTTCGTGAAGGTTTTTGGATCAACTCCGAGGATCGTGCTCGCAAGTATTCTGGCTTACATCATTTCACAAACTCACGACGTCTGGGCCTTCCACTTTTGGAAGAAAGTCACCAGAGGATCACACCTGTGGCTCAGAAACAACCTGTCCACGATGGTCTCCCAGTTCATAGACACGCTCACCTTCATCACCGTGGCGTTCGCTGGAACGATTCCAGGGAACGTGCTTGTTCAGATGATCTTTTCCCAGTACGTGGTGAAGCTGATCATGGCACTGATCGACACACCCTTTGTGTATCTTGGGGTGAAACTGATCAGCGGCCAGTGGACAGTGAAAGAAGGGAGCTGA
- the queF gene encoding preQ(1) synthase yields the protein MPKAEGRIFDFKGHDAIRTDFLEAIDFDGKDEYIKIETDEFSAVCPFSGLPDIGRVIIEYYPDGGKIVELKSLKYYFVSFRNVGIYQEEATKRIYEDLKNLLKTDRIRVTVIYNIRGGIKTTTQMGSLEGKKSGEVE from the coding sequence ATGCCGAAGGCAGAGGGAAGGATCTTCGACTTCAAAGGGCACGATGCGATAAGGACAGACTTTCTCGAAGCGATCGATTTCGATGGAAAAGACGAGTACATAAAGATAGAGACCGACGAGTTCTCCGCAGTCTGTCCCTTCTCCGGTCTTCCAGACATCGGGAGAGTGATCATAGAGTATTACCCGGACGGTGGAAAGATCGTCGAACTCAAATCTTTGAAGTACTACTTCGTCAGCTTCAGAAACGTTGGTATATACCAGGAAGAAGCAACGAAGAGAATCTACGAAGATTTGAAGAATCTTCTCAAAACCGACCGAATCAGGGTCACGGTGATCTACAACATAAGGGGTGGCATAAAGACAACCACTCAGATGGGTTCACTGGAGGGGAAAAAGAGTGGAGAAGTCGAATGA
- a CDS encoding thiamine-phosphate synthase family protein: MVLVVAGFDPSGGAGIIQDVKVLSALGVKTHAVISALTVQNENRVFSVNFRDWEEMRKEIEVLTPPRVIKVGLSAPETVKRLREMFPDSAIVWNVVLESSSGFGFQDPEEVKKFVEYADYVILNSEEAKKLGEYNNFIVTGGHEKGNTVKVKYRDFVFEIPRVPGEFHGTGCAFSSAVSGFLAMSYPVEEAIRSAMELLKKILERSSGVVETEKLLRDWYRYDTLNTLDEILPEFLEIGHLTVPEVGQNVSYALPWAKNEFEVGKFPGRIRLKEGKAVAVSCASFKDRSHTARMAVTMMRYHPHMRCVVNVRYEREYVERAKKRGLKVFHYDRSKEPKEVQEKEGQSMVWMIEQAIAELKSPPDVIYNEGWWGKEAMIRVFGRNPKEVLEKIKLMVRE; encoded by the coding sequence ATGGTTCTTGTAGTTGCGGGTTTCGATCCTTCGGGAGGTGCGGGGATAATTCAAGATGTGAAGGTTCTCTCGGCTCTCGGTGTGAAAACTCATGCGGTGATCTCAGCTCTGACCGTGCAGAACGAAAACCGGGTGTTTTCAGTGAACTTCAGAGACTGGGAAGAAATGAGAAAAGAAATAGAAGTCCTGACACCTCCGCGGGTGATAAAGGTAGGACTCTCTGCACCGGAGACGGTGAAAAGACTGAGGGAAATGTTCCCGGATTCAGCGATCGTCTGGAACGTGGTACTCGAATCGTCCTCGGGTTTCGGGTTTCAGGATCCGGAGGAAGTGAAGAAATTCGTGGAATACGCTGACTACGTGATCTTGAACAGTGAAGAAGCGAAAAAACTCGGCGAATACAATAACTTCATCGTCACTGGCGGGCACGAAAAAGGCAACACGGTGAAAGTGAAATATAGAGATTTCGTTTTTGAAATTCCCAGAGTTCCTGGAGAGTTCCATGGAACAGGTTGTGCCTTTTCCAGTGCCGTTTCGGGATTTTTAGCGATGAGCTATCCGGTGGAAGAGGCCATCAGATCCGCCATGGAACTTTTGAAAAAAATTCTTGAAAGATCCTCAGGTGTGGTGGAGACGGAAAAACTCCTTCGGGACTGGTACAGGTACGACACTCTGAACACACTCGATGAGATTCTTCCAGAGTTCCTCGAGATCGGCCATCTCACGGTGCCGGAGGTGGGGCAGAACGTTTCCTACGCTCTCCCGTGGGCGAAGAACGAATTCGAGGTGGGAAAGTTCCCCGGAAGGATAAGACTCAAAGAAGGAAAAGCGGTGGCGGTGTCCTGTGCTTCTTTCAAAGACAGATCTCACACGGCACGTATGGCTGTCACGATGATGAGGTATCATCCTCATATGAGGTGTGTGGTGAACGTTCGCTACGAAAGAGAGTACGTTGAAAGGGCAAAGAAAAGAGGGTTGAAGGTTTTCCACTACGATCGGTCGAAAGAGCCGAAGGAGGTTCAGGAGAAAGAGGGGCAGTCCATGGTGTGGATGATCGAACAGGCGATAGCGGAGTTGAAATCACCTCCAGATGTGATATATAATGAAGGTTGGTGGGGAAAAGAAGCGATGATAAGGGTGTTCGGAAGAAATCCAAAAGAGGTTCTTGAAAAAATAAAACTCATGGTAAGGGAGTGA
- a CDS encoding sugar phosphate isomerase/epimerase family protein, with translation MRKGVSTSIIRSNPDLLEALPKAELYELGFFKAEDLEKVLRFFHDKNFGIHAPFIYRYRYHHPNPTSLNEEEREDTFSVNKKCAELARKIGAEYMIIHFPNALQKENWLSVYREVEREFSELAGVISVRVENVYGNDHFHSAEDYRTFLENTGCKMCVDIGHLLLDAEVYGFSPIEFIEKLSDFVEEFHIYYADFETYKKCHHAPWGESKEFLEVLEFIKDFDADFVLEPTPECEEGLEKLFEYWRDL, from the coding sequence TTGAGAAAAGGTGTATCCACGAGCATCATAAGAAGCAATCCCGATCTGCTTGAAGCACTCCCGAAAGCAGAACTTTACGAACTGGGTTTTTTCAAGGCGGAAGACCTCGAGAAGGTCCTCCGCTTTTTTCACGACAAAAATTTTGGAATCCACGCTCCTTTCATCTACAGATACAGATACCACCATCCGAATCCGACCTCTCTGAACGAGGAAGAAAGAGAGGACACCTTTTCTGTGAACAAAAAATGCGCTGAGCTTGCCAGGAAGATCGGCGCAGAATACATGATAATTCACTTCCCAAATGCCCTTCAGAAAGAAAACTGGCTTTCTGTTTACAGAGAGGTGGAGAGAGAATTCTCCGAGCTTGCGGGTGTCATCAGCGTTCGAGTGGAGAACGTTTATGGAAACGATCATTTCCACTCCGCTGAAGATTACAGGACCTTTCTTGAAAACACAGGTTGCAAGATGTGCGTTGACATCGGCCATCTTCTTCTAGACGCTGAGGTTTACGGTTTTTCTCCCATCGAATTCATAGAAAAACTCTCTGATTTTGTAGAAGAATTTCACATTTACTACGCGGATTTCGAAACCTACAAAAAATGCCATCACGCTCCCTGGGGTGAATCGAAAGAGTTTCTTGAAGTGCTGGAGTTCATAAAGGATTTCGACGCGGATTTCGTTCTGGAGCCGACACCGGAATGTGAAGAAGGTCTGGAAAAACTCTTCGAATACTGGAGGGATCTCTAA
- the thiC gene encoding phosphomethylpyrimidine synthase ThiC, with amino-acid sequence MTQMEMARKGVVSDEMKKVAEYEGVDVEIVRQKLAEGRAVLPKNKLHRIERPMIVGEGFSVKVNANIGTSQGFSSLEEEKEKARVAIEYGADSLMVLSTWGDLREIRRAIVEMSPVPVGSVPIYDSAVRSYQMKKNVVDFSEKDFFDMVIAHAEDGIDFMTIHVGVTRRVLDRIKSSRRVLKIVSRGGAIIAGWMIKNNKENPFYEHFDELLDIAKDYDITLSLGDGMRPGAVVDASDAQQFEELFVMGELVERAREKGVQVMLEGPGHVPLNEVEMNVRLMKKIGKGAPIFLLGPLPTDRAMGYDHIACAIGGALAGYYGADFLCYVTPSEHISLPDVEDVREGVIASKIAAIVADVARGNKKAWELEKKMALARKNFDWETMFSLSLGKDVAKKKYEERPYPDKGCSMCGPFCAIKIAEEFS; translated from the coding sequence ATGACCCAGATGGAAATGGCCAGAAAGGGTGTTGTTTCCGACGAGATGAAAAAGGTGGCGGAGTACGAGGGAGTGGATGTCGAGATCGTCAGGCAAAAACTTGCGGAAGGCAGAGCGGTTCTTCCAAAGAACAAACTCCACAGGATAGAAAGGCCAATGATCGTTGGAGAAGGTTTCAGTGTGAAGGTGAACGCGAACATAGGAACCTCCCAGGGATTTTCTTCGCTCGAAGAGGAAAAGGAAAAGGCAAGAGTGGCGATAGAATACGGTGCTGACTCCCTCATGGTCCTCTCCACGTGGGGGGACCTGAGGGAGATCAGAAGGGCCATCGTGGAGATGTCGCCCGTTCCAGTTGGTTCGGTGCCCATATACGATTCCGCCGTGAGGAGTTACCAGATGAAAAAGAACGTGGTGGATTTTTCGGAGAAGGACTTCTTCGATATGGTCATAGCACACGCGGAAGATGGCATAGACTTTATGACGATCCACGTCGGTGTGACGAGAAGGGTGCTTGATAGGATAAAAAGTTCAAGGCGGGTTTTGAAGATCGTGAGTAGAGGCGGAGCGATCATCGCGGGATGGATGATAAAGAACAACAAGGAAAATCCGTTCTACGAACACTTCGATGAACTCTTGGACATCGCAAAAGACTACGATATCACTCTGAGTCTTGGCGACGGCATGAGACCCGGAGCTGTGGTGGACGCGAGCGACGCCCAGCAGTTCGAAGAGCTGTTCGTGATGGGAGAACTCGTGGAGAGAGCGAGGGAAAAAGGGGTCCAGGTGATGCTGGAAGGGCCGGGGCACGTTCCTCTGAACGAGGTGGAGATGAACGTGAGGCTCATGAAAAAGATCGGAAAAGGAGCCCCCATCTTCCTTCTGGGACCTCTTCCAACGGACAGAGCCATGGGCTACGATCACATAGCCTGCGCGATAGGTGGTGCGCTGGCTGGCTACTACGGAGCCGATTTCCTCTGTTATGTGACTCCTTCAGAGCACATCTCGCTTCCGGATGTTGAAGACGTGAGAGAAGGTGTGATAGCCTCTAAGATAGCGGCTATTGTCGCGGATGTGGCGCGCGGAAACAAAAAAGCCTGGGAGCTTGAGAAAAAGATGGCCCTCGCAAGAAAGAACTTCGACTGGGAGACGATGTTCAGCCTTTCGCTGGGAAAGGACGTTGCGAAGAAGAAATACGAGGAAAGACCGTACCCCGACAAAGGCTGTTCTATGTGTGGACCATTCTGTGCGATAAAGATAGCGGAGGAGTTCTCTTGA
- a CDS encoding sulfide-dependent adenosine diphosphate thiazole synthase — translation MRDVLISRLIVERYFEKLRNSLELDVAIVGAGPSGLTAAYELAKNGFKVAVFEERNTPGGGIWGGGMMFNEIVLEKELENFLKEVEIEYEVKEDHIVVDSVHFASGLLYRATKAGAIVFNNVSVEDVAVQNGRVCGVVVNWGPTVRLGLHVDPITVKASFVVDGTGHPANVVSLLAKRGLVEMKTEFPMDADEAEKFVVDNTGEIFPGLLVSGMAVCAVHGGPRMGPIFGGMILSGQKVARIVSERLR, via the coding sequence ATGAGAGATGTGTTGATCTCCAGACTCATCGTTGAGAGGTATTTTGAAAAACTCAGAAATAGTCTGGAGCTGGATGTTGCGATCGTGGGAGCGGGACCGAGCGGTCTCACGGCAGCGTACGAGCTGGCAAAGAACGGTTTTAAAGTGGCCGTGTTCGAAGAGAGAAACACCCCGGGAGGCGGTATCTGGGGTGGAGGAATGATGTTCAACGAGATCGTGCTGGAGAAAGAACTCGAGAACTTTCTGAAGGAGGTAGAAATCGAATACGAAGTGAAAGAAGACCACATAGTGGTGGATTCCGTGCATTTCGCTTCGGGACTTCTCTACAGAGCAACGAAGGCAGGAGCCATTGTCTTCAACAACGTTTCGGTTGAAGATGTGGCAGTCCAGAACGGTAGGGTCTGTGGAGTGGTGGTGAACTGGGGTCCAACGGTGAGACTCGGGTTGCACGTCGATCCCATAACAGTGAAGGCTTCGTTCGTTGTGGATGGCACCGGTCACCCCGCGAACGTGGTTTCACTTCTTGCAAAGAGAGGTCTCGTAGAGATGAAAACAGAATTTCCTATGGACGCCGATGAAGCGGAAAAATTCGTGGTAGATAACACCGGTGAGATCTTCCCGGGGCTTCTCGTCTCAGGGATGGCGGTCTGCGCTGTTCACGGCGGACCGAGGATGGGTCCCATCTTCGGTGGAATGATTCTGTCCGGTCAGAAAGTGGCGAGAATCGTGAGTGAAAGGTTGAGGTGA
- a CDS encoding encapsulin-associated ferritin-like protein has translation MADQYHEPVSELTGKDRDFVRALNSLKEEIEAVAWYHQRVVTTKDETVRKILEHNRDEEMEHAAMLLEWLRRNMPGWDEALRTYLFTDKPITEIEEETSGGSENTGGDLGIRKL, from the coding sequence ATGGCAGATCAGTACCACGAACCAGTTTCCGAACTCACGGGGAAGGACAGAGACTTCGTGAGAGCTCTGAACAGCCTGAAAGAAGAGATAGAGGCGGTCGCCTGGTACCATCAGAGGGTTGTCACCACGAAAGACGAAACCGTGAGAAAAATACTCGAACACAACAGAGACGAGGAGATGGAGCACGCAGCAATGCTACTTGAGTGGCTGAGAAGGAACATGCCCGGCTGGGATGAGGCACTCAGAACTTACCTGTTCACGGACAAGCCGATCACAGAAATCGAAGAAGAAACGTCCGGTGGATCAGAAAACACGGGTGGAGACCTCGGCATAAGGAAGCTCTGA
- a CDS encoding family 1 encapsulin nanocompartment shell protein: protein MEFLKRSFAPLTEKQWQEIDNRAREIFKTQLYGRKFVDVEGPYGWEYAAHPLGEVEVLSDENEVVKWGLRKSLPLIELRATFTLDLWELDNLERGKPNVDLSSLEETVRKVAEFEDEVIFRGCEKSGVKGLLSFEERKIECGSTPKDLLEAIVRALSIFSKDGIEGPYTLVINTDRWVSFLKEEAGHYPLEKRVEECLRGGKIITTPRIEDALVVSERGGDFKLILGQDLSIGYEDREKDAVRLFITETFTFQVVNPEALILLKF from the coding sequence ATGGAATTTCTGAAAAGATCCTTTGCTCCTCTGACAGAAAAACAGTGGCAGGAGATAGACAACAGAGCAAGAGAGATCTTCAAAACACAGCTCTACGGAAGGAAATTCGTCGATGTGGAAGGTCCCTACGGCTGGGAGTACGCTGCCCATCCACTCGGGGAAGTTGAGGTGCTTTCAGACGAGAACGAAGTGGTGAAGTGGGGATTGAGGAAGTCTCTGCCGCTCATCGAACTGAGGGCAACGTTCACTCTCGATCTGTGGGAACTCGACAACCTCGAGAGAGGAAAACCGAACGTGGATCTTTCCAGCTTAGAAGAAACGGTGAGAAAGGTTGCGGAATTTGAAGACGAAGTGATATTCAGAGGATGTGAAAAATCGGGTGTTAAAGGCCTTCTTTCCTTCGAAGAGAGGAAAATCGAATGTGGAAGCACACCGAAAGACCTCCTCGAAGCCATAGTGAGGGCTCTTTCGATCTTCTCAAAAGATGGTATAGAGGGCCCTTACACACTCGTCATAAACACGGACAGATGGGTCAGCTTCCTGAAGGAAGAGGCAGGGCATTACCCCCTCGAGAAGAGAGTGGAAGAATGCCTCAGGGGTGGCAAGATCATAACCACACCGAGGATCGAGGATGCCCTCGTCGTTTCCGAACGTGGAGGAGATTTCAAATTGATCCTCGGACAGGATCTCTCGATAGGGTACGAAGACAGAGAAAAAGACGCGGTGAGGCTTTTCATAACGGAGACGTTCACCTTCCAGGTTGTCAACCCGGAGGCTTTGATTCTTCTAAAGTTCTGA